GTCGGGGGTGCACGTGTGCCTCGGCGCTCCGTTGGCCCGCCTCGAGGCATCCATTGGCTTGGGTCGATTCCTGGCTCGGTATCCCGACTACGAAATCGTCGAAGACGGCCTGAGGAGACGCGCGCTGCCGTTCTTCAGGGGTTTCGAGTTGTTGCCGGTGATGTTGGGACGACGCTCGGGCGGCTAATTCGCCTGTCGGCCATGGCGGCCAACAGCCCGGCACCAGGGGCGGCGCAAGAAACCCACAAAGCGACCTGATAAGAACCGGCGATCGACTCGATCAGGGCGAACAGCGCCGGACCGATGGCGCTGCCTATGACCATGGCGCTCATCTGCAGCCCCGAGATGGCGCCCAGATGCCTGCGGCCGAACAATCGAGGTACCGCGGCCGACGTCAGCGGCGAGAACAGGCCCTGAGCGACACCCCAGCCCGCAACCGCCACCAGCGCCGGGCCAGGCTCGTCGATGTGGCTGACCGACAGATACATGACCAGCTGCGCCACACACGCGGCGATGGCGATGTTGACCGGTCGAATCGTGTCGGCCAGCCACCCGCCCAGCAGAGACACCGGCACGCTGACCAGCGCAATCGGAACGAAGATGCGGACGACCTCGGTGTCGGTGAGCCCGATCTCGGCGCCGAAGTCGACGATGTGGAACGTCAGGGCCGTGCCCGTCGAGCTGAGGGCGGCGACCGGAAGTGTTATGGCCCAGAAACTCAGCGACCTGGCCGCCTCGGCCCGTGTGGCGTCCTGGTCGGTGCCGATAGGGGCGGCGGGTGACGCCGAGTGCGATTCCTGTGCGATGCCGCCGTCGATCTGCAGCCCGGCGGCCTCGGGGCTCTCTCTGTAGAAAACGACGATGACGGCGCCCACACCGAAGACCAGCACCAACGCCATCAGGCGCCAAGCCCAACGAAATCCGTCGA
Above is a genomic segment from Acidimicrobiales bacterium containing:
- a CDS encoding MFS transporter, producing MFSSARAKASKWPFDPARTGFYYGWVILAAGTIGAIASAPGQTAGVSVFTDHISDATGLSRLQLSIAYLVGTASSGFLLPRGGRAVDRYGARVVAFTATLSLATTIVALSFIGPMNLPVGMLVMSVGFGFLRFSGQGLLTLASRTMVSQWFERRRGVVSSVSSAGMGFALASSPAVLLALIQVDGFRWAWRLMALVLVFGVGAVIVVFYRESPEAAGLQIDGGIAQESHSASPAAPIGTDQDATRAEAARSLSFWAITLPVAALSSTGTALTFHIVDFGAEIGLTDTEVVRIFVPIALVSVPVSLLGGWLADTIRPVNIAIAACVAQLVMYLSVSHIDEPGPALVAVAGWGVAQGLFSPLTSAAVPRLFGRRHLGAISGLQMSAMVIGSAIGPALFALIESIAGSYQVALWVSCAAPGAGLLAAMADRRISRPSVVPTSPATTRNP